A stretch of Chitinophaga caeni DNA encodes these proteins:
- a CDS encoding response regulator transcription factor: MKILLIEDEPKVAAFIRQGLEEHQHQVDVAYDGLTGEKAALQQDYDIAIIDVMLPYKNGLELAEIIRKETPIMIIMLTALNTTQDVVSGLRAGADDYLAKPFHFAELLARIEALARRKNTVINPNNNHLLKYEDLSLDTHSKMAYREDQEIKLTAREYALLELFMKNTHKVLSRMTIAEYVWGLDFDTGTNTIDVYINYLRNKIDKGFSGGQLIHTVIGMGYMMRLK, translated from the coding sequence ATGAAAATATTACTGATAGAAGATGAACCCAAGGTGGCAGCATTTATCCGACAAGGACTGGAAGAGCATCAGCACCAGGTAGATGTTGCATACGATGGTCTTACGGGTGAAAAGGCTGCCTTACAGCAGGATTATGATATCGCTATCATAGATGTAATGCTTCCTTATAAAAATGGGCTGGAACTGGCAGAAATTATACGGAAGGAAACCCCTATTATGATTATCATGCTGACGGCCTTAAATACCACGCAAGATGTCGTTTCTGGTTTGCGTGCCGGTGCGGATGATTATCTAGCTAAACCATTTCATTTCGCGGAATTATTGGCAAGAATCGAGGCCCTGGCCCGCAGGAAAAATACTGTTATCAACCCAAATAATAACCACCTGTTAAAATATGAAGATCTGAGCCTGGATACCCATTCCAAGATGGCTTACCGCGAAGATCAAGAGATCAAGCTGACAGCCCGAGAATACGCCTTGCTGGAACTTTTTATGAAAAATACCCACAAGGTATTATCCCGCATGACGATTGCAGAGTATGTTTGGGGCTTGGATTTTGATACCGGGACAAATACGATCGATGTCTATATTAATTATCTAAGGAATAAAATTGATAAGGGCTTTTCCGGTGGACAATTAATTCATACGGTAATCGGCATGGGGTACATGATGCGCTTGAAATAA
- a CDS encoding sensor histidine kinase, protein MTVRNRLSLQFTLISGIILSGIFVVIYFLSARFMKYYFYNLLKERAYITAQVFLERDELAVRKFMDIQQKYLESIPGETLNIYDENNQPVFLEESKYNWPPSLVNMVRAKGEYRFTFKDKPGLGIYYKDNQGNFVVIAVARNKYGKAQLNNLAWILFTLFILGLLIIFFSSRWYARKALQPIKDVNRQVKDIRANNLHLRVARGKNQDEMDELARNFNDLLERLEIAFARQQSFVNNASHELRTPLTTIIGEIEVSLQKERNPQEYVQTLRSVLDESEKLHRISNGLLMLAQTDWWDLPGNMQFLRLDELLTELKENRTKEETLHLTIAPINHPEKVYTLFGNRELLKLAIENIIKNGFKYSHNQPVNVELIYKNEQLLLTVSDQGIGIPEKDLENIFMPLFRGENARTYKGYGIGLPLSEKIIQFHKGKILVKSIVEKGTHFTIIFPISL, encoded by the coding sequence ATGACGGTCAGGAATAGGCTTTCACTACAATTTACATTGATCTCCGGTATAATATTATCGGGGATATTTGTCGTGATCTATTTCTTGAGTGCGCGGTTTATGAAGTATTACTTTTATAATCTTTTGAAAGAACGGGCTTATATTACCGCGCAAGTATTTTTGGAAAGAGATGAATTGGCGGTAAGGAAGTTCATGGATATACAACAGAAGTACTTAGAAAGTATTCCCGGTGAAACCTTGAATATTTATGATGAAAACAATCAACCGGTTTTCCTGGAAGAATCCAAATACAATTGGCCGCCATCACTGGTGAATATGGTTAGGGCCAAGGGTGAATACCGCTTCACTTTCAAAGATAAACCCGGCCTGGGTATTTATTATAAAGATAACCAAGGAAATTTTGTAGTCATTGCAGTGGCAAGGAACAAATACGGAAAGGCACAACTCAATAATCTTGCCTGGATTTTATTTACACTCTTTATCCTAGGCTTATTAATCATTTTCTTTTCAAGCAGATGGTATGCACGGAAAGCGTTACAGCCAATCAAGGATGTCAACAGGCAAGTTAAAGATATCCGCGCGAATAATTTGCATCTGCGCGTTGCCCGGGGCAAGAATCAAGATGAGATGGATGAGCTTGCCCGCAATTTTAATGATTTGCTCGAAAGACTTGAAATCGCTTTTGCGAGGCAGCAGTCATTCGTTAACAATGCATCGCATGAACTAAGGACACCTTTGACGACCATCATCGGGGAGATAGAAGTGAGCCTGCAAAAGGAACGCAATCCGCAAGAATATGTTCAAACCTTACGTTCCGTACTGGATGAATCGGAGAAATTACACCGGATATCTAACGGGCTCTTAATGTTGGCTCAAACGGATTGGTGGGATTTACCGGGTAATATGCAATTCTTACGTTTAGATGAATTATTAACGGAATTGAAAGAAAACCGTACAAAAGAAGAAACCTTACATTTAACCATTGCGCCTATAAATCATCCGGAAAAAGTATATACTTTATTCGGTAACCGTGAATTGCTAAAATTGGCCATAGAAAACATTATAAAAAATGGATTTAAATATTCTCATAACCAACCGGTCAATGTTGAACTAATATATAAAAACGAACAATTATTACTCACAGTTTCTGATCAAGGAATCGGTATACCGGAAAAGGATTTAGAAAATATTTTCATGCCGTTATTTAGAGGCGAAAACGCGAGAACCTACAAAGGATATGGCATTGGCCTACCCCTATCTGAAAAAATCATACAATTCCATAAAGGAAAAATCCTGGTAAAAAGCATTGTAGAAAAAGGTACCCACTTTACCATCATCTTCCCAATAAGTTTATAG
- a CDS encoding TolC family protein, which translates to MYKLLTIAIISACIPRISSAQNHDLRLELHGAEQRMLEKNIPLLLQKYQVDAAKAEVITAKLYDNPTISYENVIYNSTNHRWFDLSYGGQNALEIQQVINLAGQRNKAIQLAKQGVKLDEYQFYDLLRSLKYELQDDFYNIYYLQQSLQLFQEQVNSLQTFLQALQKEQKNGNVSAKEVMRMQALYYDLLSERNDIQQELQVQRGNVNLLLRIPADSDFIAEAPRKNIMNIQPSGYSYIQLLDTANNNRADLNLAKANEKYQELNVRLQQSLAVPQLTVGFSYDKQGNFMRNYTGLSLGMPIPIFNRNQGNIKLAKTALKSSELATQSVTDQLQQDVMNSYRQAIRAKQLLDEVDVHFPDQFNQLVRNVQEQFRLRNISILEFVDMYDAYRSSILKLHQLQYQFAQSLAKINYTTGTDIISLD; encoded by the coding sequence ATGTACAAACTGCTAACAATCGCAATAATATCAGCCTGTATCCCGAGAATCAGTAGCGCGCAGAACCATGATCTGCGGCTGGAACTACACGGAGCAGAACAAAGGATGTTAGAAAAAAACATACCCTTATTATTACAAAAATACCAAGTAGATGCAGCTAAAGCCGAAGTAATCACGGCGAAGTTATACGACAATCCGACCATCAGCTATGAGAATGTGATTTACAACAGCACGAATCACCGTTGGTTCGATCTATCTTACGGTGGACAAAATGCATTGGAAATTCAACAGGTTATTAACCTGGCGGGACAAAGAAACAAGGCAATACAATTAGCTAAACAAGGTGTAAAACTAGATGAATACCAGTTCTATGATCTGCTGAGAAGTTTGAAATACGAGTTGCAAGATGATTTTTATAATATTTATTATTTGCAGCAATCGTTACAGTTGTTTCAAGAGCAAGTAAATTCTTTACAAACTTTTTTACAAGCCTTGCAAAAGGAGCAAAAGAATGGTAATGTCAGCGCGAAGGAAGTGATGCGCATGCAGGCATTATATTACGATTTGCTTTCCGAAAGAAATGATATACAACAGGAGCTTCAAGTTCAGCGGGGGAATGTAAACTTACTACTAAGAATACCCGCCGATAGTGACTTTATAGCCGAAGCACCGCGTAAAAATATCATGAACATCCAACCATCCGGTTATTCATATATCCAGCTATTAGATACTGCCAATAATAATAGAGCCGATTTAAATCTTGCCAAGGCGAACGAAAAGTACCAGGAGCTGAATGTAAGATTGCAACAATCGCTCGCCGTCCCGCAATTAACGGTTGGATTTAGTTATGATAAACAAGGAAATTTCATGCGGAATTACACGGGCTTAAGCCTTGGTATGCCCATTCCAATATTTAACCGCAACCAGGGGAATATCAAGTTGGCAAAGACCGCGCTGAAAAGCAGTGAATTGGCAACGCAATCCGTTACAGATCAATTACAGCAAGATGTAATGAACAGCTACCGGCAAGCTATCCGGGCCAAGCAGTTACTAGACGAGGTGGATGTACATTTCCCTGATCAGTTTAACCAACTCGTGAGGAACGTACAAGAACAATTCCGGCTTAGAAATATCAGCATATTGGAATTCGTGGATATGTACGATGCTTACAGGAGCAGCATATTGAAACTACATCAACTACAATACCAGTTCGCACAATCATTAGCCAAAATAAATTATACCACCGGAACCGATATCATTTCACTCGATTAA
- a CDS encoding efflux RND transporter periplasmic adaptor subunit, producing MRTKIITRISLLLGFVVAISACSSQKQDPVEAPEKWVLSESLLKQLKIDTATNSPVECEIDLTGKITANEDQAARIFPFISGIVTSVKVHSGDFVQRGEVLATIKSGEMAGYSADIAIAKGNVSAAQKQYDIAQSFLKNGLGTEQEVTKAKTELETAAAELERAKSVIAVNGGSSEDNYVIKSPVPGFVIQKSATENLHWRSDNADPIFVIADLKNVWAMLNVYESDIANIKAGDQVEISTLSYPGKIFYGKIEKLYNILDPESKVMKARVVIDNPGYLLKPEMFVSVKAKRHINDEMLSIPSRGIIFDHDKYYVLVLADNPAKVAVREIQVAKTLENRAYISSGLQNGDKVIASKQVFIYESLQQ from the coding sequence ATGAGAACCAAGATAATTACCCGTATTAGCCTGTTGTTAGGTTTTGTGGTCGCAATATCAGCTTGCTCCAGCCAGAAGCAAGACCCGGTAGAAGCGCCGGAGAAATGGGTTTTAAGCGAGAGTTTACTCAAGCAATTAAAGATTGATACCGCAACTAATTCCCCGGTGGAATGTGAAATTGATTTAACCGGTAAGATCACCGCTAATGAAGATCAGGCCGCGAGGATTTTCCCTTTTATCAGCGGCATAGTGACCAGCGTGAAAGTACATTCCGGCGATTTTGTACAACGGGGAGAAGTATTAGCAACCATCAAAAGCGGCGAGATGGCAGGGTATTCGGCTGATATCGCTATAGCCAAGGGAAACGTATCTGCCGCGCAAAAGCAATATGACATCGCGCAGTCTTTCTTGAAAAATGGATTAGGAACGGAACAGGAAGTAACGAAAGCTAAAACGGAATTGGAAACGGCAGCAGCGGAACTGGAAAGAGCCAAAAGTGTGATTGCCGTCAACGGCGGTTCCTCCGAAGATAATTACGTGATTAAATCCCCGGTGCCGGGCTTCGTTATTCAAAAATCGGCCACCGAGAATTTACATTGGAGAAGCGATAATGCCGATCCGATTTTCGTGATCGCTGATTTGAAAAATGTTTGGGCAATGCTTAACGTGTATGAATCAGATATCGCCAATATTAAAGCTGGAGATCAAGTTGAAATATCAACATTATCATACCCCGGGAAGATCTTTTACGGTAAAATCGAAAAACTATACAATATCCTTGACCCGGAAAGCAAAGTCATGAAAGCCAGGGTAGTGATCGATAATCCCGGTTATTTATTAAAGCCGGAAATGTTCGTAAGCGTGAAAGCAAAACGGCACATTAACGATGAAATGTTGAGTATCCCTTCCCGCGGTATCATCTTCGACCATGATAAATATTATGTATTGGTATTGGCTGATAATCCTGCTAAAGTAGCGGTGCGGGAAATACAGGTCGCTAAAACATTGGAAAACCGCGCTTACATATCCAGCGGCTTACAGAACGGTGATAAAGTAATCGCATCTAAACAGGTATTCATTTATGAATCCTTACAACAGTAA
- a CDS encoding efflux RND transporter permease subunit, with translation MNKLIKRVLAFSLRNKYFIFFVAAVLAVLGYTSYKAIGIEAFPDVTNTSVTIITQWPGRSAEEVEKFVSRPIEIAMNRAQGKTFIRSSSLFGLSVVKVIFDDDVNDTDARIQINNNISSASLPEGVEPEIQPPYGPTGEIYRYTLESNSRDVQELKTIQDWVVEKNLLAVPGVADIVSFGGSVKIYQVTMNPDKAVQYGITAQEMYQALSKSNINVGGDVIVKNGQAYVVRGIGVLNNVEEIKNIIVDHINDVPILVKDVATVAVDALPRLGQVGRDRDHDVVEGIVVMRKGERSAPVIAALQEKVSELNSKILPPDVQIKPFYNREDLIGFATHTVLHNMLEGIVFVTVIVFVFMADWRTTVIVSVVIPLSLLFAFICLKLKGMSANLLSMGAIDFGIIIDGAVVMMEGIFVLLDHKAKHVGMDRFNKISKLGLIRKASLENGKSIFFAKLIIITCLLPIFSFEKVEGKMFSPLAWTLGFALLGALILTFTLVPAMASVLLKNDVREKHNIFIEWLLKRVSNGFDFCFRNKKIAGIVTLIVLGSGLYCFKFLGTEFLPELNEGSIYIRATGPLSTSLDESVKVANTIRKRLLNYPEVKQVLSQTGRPNDGTDATGFYNIEFHVDIYPQKEWKSGMSKEELIASMQKNLEDLPGISLNFSQPIMDNVEEAVSGVKGSLVVKMFGDDYKVIEHTEEQVEKVLKTVPGIEDLGILRNLGQPELRINLDQQKMAMYGVTTEDANSVIEMAIGGKAATKIYEGERYFDLRIRYPESFRENEEAIGNLMIPTIRGNKVPIKEIATLQHITGPSIIYRDKHQRYGAIKFSIRGRDMGSTIEEAQSKVKEQVTIPEGYNLEWAGDFENQQRATKRLGQVVPISLSIIFLILFMLFGKVKDALLVLGNVPFAIIGGIFSLWITGMNFSIAAGIGFIALFGICVQNGVILLSTFKANTRAMQHQANFSLREAIRQAVIMRTRPVVMTAMMAAIGLLPAAISKGIGSETAKPLARVVIGGLITNTVFALFIFPLLFYWIYKRILQQQEK, from the coding sequence ATGAACAAATTGATAAAAAGAGTATTGGCATTTTCGCTGCGTAATAAATACTTCATCTTCTTCGTAGCGGCAGTGTTGGCGGTATTGGGATATACGAGCTATAAGGCAATAGGTATCGAAGCATTCCCGGATGTGACGAATACCTCCGTTACTATTATTACCCAATGGCCCGGAAGAAGCGCCGAGGAAGTGGAGAAATTCGTATCCAGGCCTATTGAAATCGCGATGAACCGGGCACAGGGTAAAACATTTATCCGTTCATCATCATTGTTTGGTTTGTCGGTAGTAAAAGTAATTTTTGATGATGACGTAAACGATACGGATGCGAGGATTCAAATCAATAACAATATAAGCTCAGCCAGCTTGCCCGAAGGGGTAGAACCGGAGATTCAACCCCCTTACGGGCCAACGGGCGAGATTTACCGCTATACCTTGGAGAGCAACAGCAGGGATGTACAGGAATTAAAAACGATCCAGGATTGGGTGGTTGAAAAGAATTTACTGGCAGTACCCGGCGTGGCGGATATCGTGAGCTTCGGCGGTTCGGTAAAAATCTACCAGGTTACCATGAACCCGGATAAGGCGGTGCAATATGGAATTACAGCACAAGAGATGTATCAAGCTTTATCTAAAAGTAATATCAACGTGGGTGGCGACGTGATCGTGAAAAACGGGCAGGCTTACGTGGTGCGTGGTATCGGTGTTTTGAACAACGTGGAAGAGATTAAGAACATCATCGTGGATCATATTAACGATGTTCCGATTTTAGTGAAAGATGTAGCCACCGTGGCAGTTGACGCATTACCCAGGTTAGGACAAGTTGGTAGGGATAGGGATCATGATGTGGTGGAAGGTATCGTGGTGATGCGCAAAGGGGAACGTTCCGCGCCGGTCATTGCCGCGTTGCAGGAAAAGGTATCGGAGTTAAATTCCAAGATTTTACCACCGGATGTACAGATCAAACCATTTTACAACCGTGAAGACCTGATCGGCTTTGCCACGCATACCGTTTTGCATAACATGTTGGAAGGGATCGTATTCGTTACGGTGATCGTGTTCGTCTTCATGGCCGATTGGCGCACCACGGTGATCGTTTCAGTGGTTATTCCTTTATCCTTGTTATTTGCCTTTATCTGTTTAAAACTGAAAGGAATGAGCGCCAATTTATTATCGATGGGCGCGATTGATTTCGGTATTATAATCGATGGGGCCGTGGTGATGATGGAAGGAATATTTGTGTTGTTGGATCACAAGGCCAAGCACGTGGGAATGGATCGCTTTAACAAGATTAGCAAACTGGGGTTGATCCGGAAGGCCAGCCTGGAAAACGGGAAGAGCATTTTCTTCGCCAAGTTGATTATCATAACTTGTTTATTACCCATTTTCTCTTTCGAGAAAGTAGAAGGGAAGATGTTTTCTCCCTTGGCTTGGACTTTAGGTTTTGCCTTGCTGGGTGCATTGATATTAACCTTTACGTTGGTACCGGCGATGGCAAGCGTTTTATTGAAGAATGATGTTCGCGAGAAGCATAATATTTTTATCGAATGGCTGTTGAAAAGGGTGAGCAATGGGTTCGATTTCTGTTTTAGAAATAAAAAGATCGCCGGTATCGTAACCCTGATCGTTTTGGGATCGGGATTATATTGTTTTAAATTCCTGGGAACGGAATTTTTGCCGGAGCTAAACGAGGGCTCAATATATATTCGTGCCACGGGACCGTTAAGCACCTCGTTAGACGAATCCGTAAAAGTGGCCAATACGATCCGGAAGCGATTATTGAATTACCCGGAAGTAAAACAAGTATTGTCTCAAACCGGTAGACCCAACGATGGTACGGATGCCACCGGTTTTTATAACATAGAATTTCACGTAGATATTTATCCCCAAAAAGAATGGAAAAGCGGGATGAGCAAGGAAGAATTAATTGCAAGTATGCAAAAGAACCTGGAAGACTTACCGGGCATTTCCCTGAACTTCTCGCAACCCATCATGGATAACGTGGAAGAAGCCGTTTCCGGTGTAAAAGGATCACTGGTTGTAAAGATGTTCGGGGACGATTACAAAGTGATCGAACACACGGAGGAACAGGTCGAGAAAGTATTGAAAACCGTTCCCGGTATCGAGGACCTGGGGATCCTCAGGAATTTAGGTCAGCCGGAACTACGCATCAACCTGGATCAGCAAAAGATGGCCATGTACGGCGTTACGACTGAAGATGCTAACTCGGTAATAGAGATGGCTATCGGTGGTAAAGCGGCTACTAAAATCTACGAAGGGGAGCGATATTTCGATTTGAGGATCCGCTATCCCGAAAGCTTCAGGGAAAATGAAGAAGCGATCGGCAACCTGATGATACCAACGATACGCGGCAACAAGGTGCCGATCAAGGAGATTGCCACATTGCAACATATCACCGGGCCGAGTATTATTTACAGGGATAAGCACCAACGCTACGGCGCCATCAAGTTCTCCATCAGGGGAAGAGATATGGGCAGCACAATCGAAGAGGCGCAATCTAAAGTGAAGGAGCAGGTGACAATACCGGAAGGTTACAACCTTGAATGGGCGGGTGATTTCGAGAATCAGCAACGTGCTACAAAACGATTGGGACAAGTCGTTCCGATTAGTTTATCCATTATTTTCCTGATCTTATTTATGTTGTTTGGTAAAGTGAAAGATGCTTTACTGGTATTGGGAAATGTTCCGTTCGCAATCATCGGTGGTATCTTTTCATTGTGGATCACCGGGATGAACTTTAGCATCGCGGCAGGTATCGGGTTCATAGCGCTGTTCGGCATTTGCGTACAAAACGGCGTGATTTTGCTAAGTACCTTCAAAGCCAATACCCGGGCAATGCAACATCAAGCCAACTTTTCATTGAGGGAAGCCATTCGCCAAGCCGTGATAATGCGTACCCGTCCCGTCGTGATGACGGCCATGATGGCGGCGATCGGTCTGTTGCCGGCGGCGATCAGCAAAGGGATCGGTTCGGAAACCGCGAAGCCCTTGGCCAGGGTGGTGATCGGTGGATTGATCACGAATACGGTATTTGCCCTTTTCATATTTCCATTATTATTCTACTGGATCTATAAAAGGATATTACAACAACAGGAAAAGTAG